A DNA window from Mya arenaria isolate MELC-2E11 chromosome 17, ASM2691426v1 contains the following coding sequences:
- the LOC128224068 gene encoding protein jagged-1b-like — MVFGKMGCKHTHTRNVLSLNTRIRRFTGKNVFFGRRRRRSRYTPPTPNCGPPGTVVGSSVTTTTTNQGGVATYTCYSTHQHMSGNLKRTCQSNSQWSGVEPVCAYMKSCDSSPCLNGGRCSNIPESYTCDCPEIWKGSRCENVAHVCARNPCVNYEECEDGADMYTCICLPGWSGQDCDIPVECGRPQGVTDGTVWYTGTTLNGVATYVCNEDFNMTSGDRVRTCMASGVWSGTKPTCQFVASCKSSPCHNEGSCVNKVEDFECHCSSGWDGKTCEEDVQPPILENCSANLIVNATEKTKLVVWAEPVFSDPMNSELRLSSNYESPQSVFPWGDFTITYAATKIKNGLCTECTFNISVRPTPCEPLKQPENGALLCNGWDNAYGTFCLVGCRSNFTIHPPNRYGNWLICGASGNWSSQAPDCSLNMEKEGDILAFHPSYTDFSFDECHNTTKLRQIFISEMTSHPDLSEFCQLYQACNDVNQVNVLC; from the exons ATGGTGTTTGGAAAGATGGGCTGCAAACATACACACACGAGGAAT gTTTTGTCCCTGAATACAAGGATAAGAAGGTTTACAggaaaaaacgttttttttggcagaagaagaagaaggagcAGATATACACCTCCCACAC CCAACTGCGGGCCTCCCGGAACTGTTGTTGGTTCGTCGGTTACGACGACAACGACGAATCAAGGTGGTGTCGCTACATACACTTGCTACTCGACTCATCAGCATATGTCAGGGAACTTAAAGAGAACCTGTCAATCAAACTCTCAATGGAGCGGCGTGGAACCTGTTTGCGCAT ATATGAAATCTTGTGACAGTAGTCCGTGCTTAAATGGGGGCCGGTGTTCAAATATCCCGGAAAGTTACACGTGCGACTGTCCGGAAATATGGAAAGGATCGCGGTGTGAAAACG TCGCGCATGTTTGTGCACGCAATCCATGCGTCAATTATGAAGAATGCGAGGATGGAGCTGACATGTATACTTGTATCTGTCTGCCCGGGTGGAGCGGGCAAGATTGCGACATTC CTGTCGAATGCGGTCGTCCACAAGGAGTTACCGATGGGACAGTGTGGTACACTGGTACGACACTCAATGGTGTTGCCACCTATGTCTGCAACGAAGACTTCAACATGACATCTGGGGACCGAGTCCGAACATGCATGGCTAGTGGAGTATGGAGTGGAACAAAACCGACATGCCaat TCGTTGCCAGTTGCAAAAGTTCACCATGTCATAATGAAGGAAGTTGCGTGAATAAGGTCGAGGACTTTGAATGTCATTGCTCTAGCGGGTGGGACGGAAAGACTTGTGAAGAAG ATGTCCAACCACCAATTTTGGAAAATTGTTCCGCCAATTTGATAGTGAACGCCACTGAAAAGACAAAACTTGTTGTCTGGGCCGAGCCAGTGTTTAGCGATCCTATGAATTCAGAGTTAAGACTTTCCAGCAACTATGAAAGTCCACAATCCGTTTTTCCCTGGGGAGACTTTACCATAACGTATGCAGCAACGAAAATCAAAAATGGATTGTGCACAGAATGTACATTTAACATTTCGGTTCGAC CAACGCCATGTGAACCGTTGAAGCAACCTGAGAATGGAGCACTTCTTTGCAATGGATGGGACAACGCGTATGGAACGTTCTGTCTGGTTGGATGTAGGAGCAATTTCACAATACATCCACCAAATCGATACGGCAATTGGCTTATCTGCGGTGCATCGGGGAACTGGTCCAGCCAAGCTCCGGATTGCTCGC TGAATATGGAGAAAGAGGGCGACATACTGGCGTTTCATCCGTCCTATACAGACTTTTCGTTCGATGAATGCCATAACACAACCAAACTAAGACAAATATTTATatcggaaatgacgtcacacCCGGATCTATCAGAGTTTTGCCAATTGTACCAAGCCTGTAACGATGTCAACCAAGtgaatgttttatgttaa